From a single Armatimonadota bacterium genomic region:
- a CDS encoding class I SAM-dependent methyltransferase, whose protein sequence is MSSRENLGPNKQISRQFDEIAVFYDTLMAGVPYSTWVEYVQRIVKKFCRRPQWVLDLCCGTGSVSILLAKKGYHVVGVDISPGMIAIAREKARMEHVSLDFYVQDVCRLSLERRFDLVISLFDSLNYILNPDDLLGAFQRTAKHMAEDGLLIFDLNTQLALEAGFFDQDNIGSGSPVEYLWRSSYDELSRICTIHMSFDYKTAEGPRHIEINHYQRAYTQDEIVSMLAKSGLTVLAEYHGYTFREATGTSDRIFYVAAK, encoded by the coding sequence ATGAGCTCGCGTGAAAATCTCGGTCCTAATAAGCAGATTTCCAGGCAGTTTGATGAGATTGCGGTCTTCTATGATACGCTCATGGCTGGTGTGCCCTATTCAACTTGGGTTGAATATGTCCAGCGCATTGTAAAAAAATTTTGCCGTAGGCCCCAATGGGTGCTCGACCTATGCTGTGGAACGGGGAGTGTGAGCATTCTTCTTGCAAAAAAGGGCTATCATGTTGTCGGGGTAGATATCTCGCCTGGAATGATAGCAATTGCTCGTGAGAAAGCTCGGATGGAGCATGTTTCCTTGGATTTCTACGTTCAAGACGTCTGCCGTCTGTCATTGGAAAGGCGCTTTGACTTGGTAATCTCACTTTTTGATAGTCTAAATTATATTTTGAATCCCGATGATCTTCTTGGAGCATTTCAGAGGACAGCCAAACATATGGCGGAGGATGGCCTTTTGATTTTCGACCTTAACACACAGCTTGCTTTAGAGGCGGGGTTCTTCGACCAAGACAATATTGGAAGTGGCTCGCCGGTCGAATATCTTTGGCGAAGTTCATATGATGAATTGTCGCGAATTTGCACAATTCACATGTCATTTGATTACAAAACCGCTGAGGGTCCTCGCCATATTGAGATCAATCACTACCAGCGTGCGTATACTCAAGATGAAATTGTTTCGATGCTGGCCAAATCAGGTCTTACGGTACTGGCTGAATATCATGGATATACATTTAGAGAGGCAACGGGAACCAGCGATCGGATTTTCTATGTAGCAGCGAAATAG